A window of Gemmatimonadales bacterium contains these coding sequences:
- a CDS encoding CPBP family intramembrane glutamic endopeptidase has translation MNAYWRATRAPRYSLLFALPLLLAYEALAAFLSHGAMAGVRNGADVLLKSLFVALGGRDGLVAFGVLLLGGGAALVWRDWRRKGGGLDARYFAGMALESLGYALVFGAVAGTLAGLLLHGMTRLAAGPFDRLGLATQLMVSLGAGIYEELLFRVIVVGAVAWLGRRAFGWSAAGAGVAATIVGALVFSAFHYIGPYGDPLALPSFLFRAVAGVLFSALYLLRGFGIAAWTHALYDILLAV, from the coding sequence ATGAACGCGTACTGGCGCGCCACCCGCGCCCCGCGGTACAGCCTGCTGTTCGCGCTGCCGCTGCTGCTCGCCTACGAGGCGCTCGCAGCGTTCCTGTCGCACGGCGCCATGGCCGGTGTGCGGAACGGCGCCGACGTGTTGCTCAAGAGCCTCTTCGTTGCGCTCGGGGGCCGCGACGGTCTCGTTGCGTTCGGCGTGCTGCTCCTCGGGGGTGGTGCTGCGCTCGTGTGGCGAGACTGGCGCCGGAAGGGCGGCGGGCTCGACGCGCGCTATTTCGCCGGTATGGCGCTGGAATCGCTGGGCTACGCGCTCGTATTCGGCGCGGTCGCGGGGACGCTGGCCGGCCTGCTGCTCCACGGTATGACCCGGCTCGCCGCGGGGCCGTTCGACCGGCTCGGGCTCGCCACGCAGCTCATGGTGTCGCTCGGTGCTGGGATCTACGAGGAGTTGCTCTTCAGGGTGATCGTGGTGGGGGCGGTCGCCTGGCTCGGGCGGCGCGCATTCGGCTGGTCCGCGGCGGGCGCTGGCGTCGCGGCGACGATCGTCGGGGCGCTCGTCTTCTCTGCCTTTCACTACATCGGGCCGTACGGCGACCCGCTCGCATTGCCGTCGTTTCTCTTTCGCGCCGTGGCGGGCGTGCTCTTCAGCGCGCTGTACCTGCTCCGCGGCTTCGGGATCGCCGCGTGGACGCACGCGCTCTACGATATCCTCCTTGCGGTCTGA
- a CDS encoding LemA family protein yields MTQRTTPFQRAGWLALAALLVTGCGYNTIQSLDERVNQAQAQIQTQLQRRADLIPNLVNTVKGVTKQEDTVFISIANARARLSGAIQSDNVAEMSAANQQLTAGLGRLLAISENYPQLRSSENFRALQDQLEGTENRIAVARTDYNAAVNDFNAYIRRFPYNLTAKVFGLGHPREYFEAAPGAEQVPQVKF; encoded by the coding sequence GTGACGCAGCGTACCACTCCCTTTCAGCGCGCGGGATGGCTCGCGCTGGCCGCGCTTCTCGTGACCGGGTGCGGCTACAATACGATCCAGAGCCTGGACGAGCGGGTGAATCAGGCGCAGGCGCAGATTCAGACCCAGCTCCAGCGCCGCGCCGACCTGATCCCGAACCTGGTGAACACGGTGAAGGGCGTCACCAAGCAGGAGGATACGGTCTTCATCTCGATCGCCAATGCGCGCGCCCGGCTCTCCGGCGCGATCCAGTCGGACAACGTGGCGGAGATGTCGGCGGCCAACCAGCAGTTGACCGCGGGCCTGGGGCGCCTCCTCGCGATCTCGGAGAATTATCCGCAGCTCCGCTCGAGCGAGAACTTCCGCGCGCTGCAGGATCAGCTGGAGGGAACGGAAAACCGGATCGCGGTGGCGCGCACCGACTACAACGCCGCGGTCAACGATTTCAACGCGTACATCCGGCGGTTTCCCTACAACCTGACTGCCAAGGTCTTTGGGTTAGGGCATCCGCGCGAGTATTTCGAAGCGGCTCCGGGCGCGGAGCAGGTACCGCAGGTGAAGTTTTAG
- a CDS encoding TPM domain-containing protein — protein MALIKGIAGGMALQLVAAALLTAQNPAVTRLFPAQPTGYVTDMAGIVDAASASAMDDLIRKLRGATGAEIAVVTLPTIDDRDEAEVALAIGRAWGVGRKAEIGDSTRNAGLVVLLVPRQNGKAGTGHIRIEVGQGLEGIVTDADAGTIRRDVMGPLLNQEKYGAALRAGVETLVGLIARGYGVSDSALTAFQPPPESGGGGGLPWWVPLLIFFVFIMATNAMGRAVRGGRRGGIYWGGPWIGGGWGGGGGWGGGGGGGFGGFGGGGGFSGGGSGGRF, from the coding sequence GTGGCACTGATCAAAGGTATCGCGGGCGGGATGGCGCTTCAACTCGTGGCCGCGGCACTCCTCACCGCCCAGAACCCCGCCGTCACGCGGCTCTTCCCGGCGCAGCCGACGGGCTACGTCACCGACATGGCCGGCATCGTCGACGCCGCGAGCGCGTCCGCGATGGACGATCTGATCAGGAAACTCCGGGGTGCCACCGGTGCCGAGATCGCGGTCGTCACGCTCCCGACCATCGACGACCGCGACGAGGCCGAGGTGGCGCTCGCGATCGGGCGCGCGTGGGGTGTCGGGCGCAAGGCCGAAATCGGCGACTCGACCCGGAACGCGGGGCTCGTGGTGCTCCTGGTGCCGCGACAGAACGGGAAAGCGGGCACCGGCCACATCCGCATCGAAGTGGGGCAGGGACTCGAGGGCATTGTCACCGACGCCGACGCGGGCACCATCCGGCGCGACGTGATGGGCCCGCTGCTCAACCAGGAGAAGTACGGAGCGGCGCTGCGGGCGGGGGTCGAGACACTGGTCGGGCTCATTGCGCGCGGGTACGGCGTCAGCGATTCCGCGCTCACGGCGTTCCAGCCACCGCCGGAATCCGGTGGCGGTGGCGGGCTCCCCTGGTGGGTCCCGCTGCTCATCTTCTTCGTGTTCATCATGGCCACGAACGCGATGGGTCGCGCGGTCCGGGGCGGGCGGCGGGGCGGCATATATTGGGGTGGCCCGTGGATCGGCGGCGGCTGGGGCGGCGGCGGAGGCTGGGGCGGCGGCGGCGGCGGCGGGTTCGGCGGATTCGGGGGCGGCGGCGGCTTCAGTGGCGGCGGATCGGGAGGACGATTCTGA
- a CDS encoding thioredoxin domain-containing protein: MQPERPLRARARLLGASLLVLLTAQAPAHPTPAAPKADPLAARTLGAATAPVTVYEMSDFQCPYCRRHTLDVFPAIRKAYIDTGRVRWIFINFPLGTIHPNAVAAAEFAMCGARQNRFWPIHDLLFKYQSVWAPLKDPAPFLISLADSAGVPKQPMLQCLTTEATRSEIEADAAGAERAGANSTPTFYIEGGLLVGAQPLQVWTQVLDSIYAAKAGAAARTAK; the protein is encoded by the coding sequence GTGCAACCTGAACGGCCCCTCCGCGCGCGCGCGCGGCTCCTTGGCGCGAGTCTCCTGGTGCTGCTCACGGCGCAAGCGCCGGCGCACCCCACGCCCGCTGCCCCGAAAGCCGACCCGCTCGCCGCGCGGACGCTGGGCGCTGCCACCGCGCCCGTCACCGTCTACGAGATGTCCGACTTCCAGTGTCCCTACTGCCGGCGGCACACGCTCGACGTCTTCCCGGCGATCCGCAAAGCCTACATCGACACGGGCCGCGTCCGCTGGATCTTCATCAACTTTCCCCTCGGCACGATCCACCCGAACGCCGTCGCGGCCGCGGAGTTCGCCATGTGCGGCGCGCGCCAGAACCGCTTCTGGCCGATCCACGATCTCCTCTTCAAGTACCAGAGCGTCTGGGCGCCGCTCAAGGATCCGGCGCCGTTCCTGATTTCTCTCGCCGATTCGGCCGGCGTGCCGAAACAACCGATGCTCCAGTGCCTCACGACGGAAGCCACGCGCTCCGAGATCGAGGCAGATGCCGCGGGTGCCGAGCGCGCCGGCGCCAACAGCACGCCGACGTTCTACATCGAGGGCGGGCTGCTGGTGGGTGCGCAGCCGCTGCAGGTGTGGACCCAGGTGCTCGATTCGATCTACGCGGCCAAGGCGGGAGCCGCGGCCAGGACGGCGAAGTAG
- the metG gene encoding methionine--tRNA ligase: MKFYLTTAIDYANGEPHLGHALEKIGADAIARYRRLRGDAVHFVMGMDENAQKVTQAAERSGVPPDAWVARLAERFEAVWRRLHCSHDDWIRTTEPRHHRATVALIEQIRARNPDDLFVGEYEGLYCVGCEEFKTEAQIVNGHCEEHPQLELIATRERNHFFRLSRYRDAVLDRIRSGEFAVEPAIRRNEVVRVLEDGLQDISISRQRLSWGIPFPGDPEQTVYVWFDALINYLSATGFPDPGYTRLWPADLHVVGKGITRFHCIIWPAMLLAAGVALPREVWAHGYVQWSGVKVSKSAGGAVSLDEAIDRHGADALRYFLLREVGFEADGNFTWERFDERYTADLADGFGNLVSRALAMVGRYRGGVVPAGGVGTTLEAVARAAVARYTEAMDRLALREGAEAAWALVDAANLYIQQTAPWTLARENRADELDQALATLARCLYRLAVLASPFIPGKAQALWTGLGQAGDAAAAPWRSLEDPPVAGRSTSRPEALFPKPAPA, translated from the coding sequence ATGAAGTTCTACCTCACCACGGCGATCGACTACGCCAACGGCGAGCCGCACCTCGGGCACGCGCTGGAGAAAATCGGCGCCGACGCCATTGCGCGGTACCGGCGGCTCCGCGGCGACGCGGTGCACTTCGTCATGGGCATGGACGAGAACGCGCAGAAGGTGACGCAGGCCGCCGAACGGAGCGGCGTGCCGCCCGATGCGTGGGTGGCGCGGCTGGCCGAGCGCTTCGAGGCCGTCTGGCGCCGCCTGCACTGCTCGCACGACGACTGGATCCGCACCACCGAGCCGCGCCACCACCGGGCCACCGTCGCGCTCATCGAGCAGATCCGCGCGCGCAATCCGGACGACCTCTTCGTCGGCGAGTACGAGGGGCTCTACTGCGTCGGCTGCGAGGAGTTCAAGACCGAGGCGCAGATCGTGAACGGGCATTGCGAGGAGCACCCGCAGCTCGAGCTGATCGCCACGCGTGAGCGCAACCACTTTTTCCGCCTGAGCCGCTACCGCGATGCGGTGCTCGACCGGATCCGGTCCGGCGAGTTTGCGGTCGAGCCCGCCATCCGACGCAACGAAGTCGTACGGGTGCTGGAAGACGGCTTGCAGGACATCTCGATCTCCCGCCAGCGCCTTTCGTGGGGGATTCCGTTCCCCGGCGATCCGGAGCAGACGGTCTACGTCTGGTTCGACGCCCTCATCAACTATCTCTCCGCCACCGGATTTCCCGACCCGGGCTACACCCGGCTCTGGCCCGCGGATCTGCACGTGGTCGGCAAGGGCATCACGCGCTTCCATTGCATCATCTGGCCGGCGATGCTGCTTGCGGCCGGCGTGGCGCTTCCGCGAGAAGTGTGGGCCCACGGGTACGTGCAGTGGAGCGGCGTGAAGGTCTCGAAGTCCGCCGGCGGAGCGGTGAGCCTGGACGAGGCCATCGATCGGCACGGCGCGGATGCGCTCCGCTACTTCCTGCTGCGGGAGGTGGGGTTCGAAGCCGACGGCAACTTCACCTGGGAGCGCTTCGACGAGCGGTACACCGCCGACCTCGCTGATGGGTTCGGGAATCTCGTAAGCCGCGCGCTCGCGATGGTCGGGCGGTATCGTGGCGGCGTGGTGCCTGCCGGGGGCGTCGGCACCACGCTCGAAGCGGTGGCCCGCGCAGCCGTGGCGCGGTACACCGAGGCGATGGACCGGCTGGCGCTGAGAGAGGGTGCGGAGGCCGCGTGGGCGCTGGTCGACGCTGCCAATCTTTACATTCAGCAGACGGCCCCATGGACCCTGGCCCGGGAAAACCGGGCCGACGAGCTGGACCAGGCTCTAGCGACTCTTGCGCGTTGCCTGTATCGTCTCGCGGTCCTGGCGAGTCCGTTCATTCCAGGCAAGGCACAGGCGCTCTGGACCGGGCTCGGGCAGGCCGGCGATGCGGCCGCGGCCCCCTGGCGCTCTCTCGAAGATCCGCCGGTGGCGGGCAGGAGCACCAGCAGGCCCGAGGCGCTCTTTCCCAAGCCGGCGCCCGCGTGA
- the ricT gene encoding regulatory iron-sulfur-containing complex subunit RicT — MPQTVEVRFKGTRKGYFTWADEADPLRLQEAVVVEVERGKDYGRVTAAGDVAARKCTACASGCGVGELETKDEPPKAVLRRATPDDARQHAEGRRNEEEVRRKVIERVRHHRLVMKVSDTEWQWDRNKLTIYFTADQRVDFRALVRDLASLFRTRIELRQIGVRDEAARLSGVGRCGREYCCSTWLTELSPINLALAKDQHLSLNPSQISGGCGRLLCCLKYEHEFYVAARKRFPKEGKTLRTAAGPERVIAVDIFRERVFLKGEERGGRIIPLVQLQEEMRALGEVLPTAEARAAQATAPRPDAGPGRRPGRRRSRGRRGGDTPGGGDDAGGGDDAGGAGDGAEAGDSA; from the coding sequence ATGCCGCAGACGGTCGAAGTCCGCTTCAAGGGCACCCGCAAAGGCTATTTCACCTGGGCCGACGAGGCCGACCCGCTCCGCCTGCAAGAGGCGGTGGTGGTCGAGGTGGAGCGCGGGAAGGACTACGGGCGCGTCACCGCGGCGGGCGACGTGGCGGCGCGCAAGTGCACCGCGTGCGCGAGCGGCTGCGGCGTCGGCGAGCTCGAGACCAAAGACGAGCCGCCCAAAGCCGTGCTCCGCCGCGCCACGCCGGACGACGCGCGGCAGCACGCCGAGGGGCGCCGGAACGAGGAAGAGGTGCGGCGCAAGGTGATCGAGCGGGTGCGCCACCACCGGCTCGTCATGAAGGTGAGCGACACCGAGTGGCAGTGGGACCGCAACAAGCTCACGATCTACTTCACCGCGGACCAGCGGGTGGACTTCCGGGCGCTGGTGCGCGATCTCGCATCGCTCTTCCGCACCCGCATCGAGCTCCGGCAGATCGGCGTGCGCGACGAGGCGGCGCGGCTCTCCGGCGTGGGCCGCTGCGGCCGGGAGTACTGCTGCTCGACCTGGCTCACCGAACTCTCGCCCATCAACCTGGCGCTCGCTAAGGACCAGCACCTCTCGCTCAATCCCTCGCAGATCTCCGGCGGCTGCGGGCGGCTGCTCTGCTGCCTCAAGTACGAGCATGAGTTCTATGTCGCCGCCCGGAAGCGTTTCCCCAAGGAAGGGAAGACGCTCCGCACGGCGGCCGGGCCGGAGCGCGTGATCGCGGTGGACATCTTTCGCGAACGGGTCTTCCTGAAAGGCGAGGAGCGGGGCGGCCGCATCATCCCTCTGGTGCAGCTTCAGGAGGAGATGCGCGCGCTGGGCGAGGTTCTGCCGACCGCGGAAGCGCGCGCCGCGCAGGCCACGGCGCCTCGACCCGACGCCGGGCCCGGCCGCCGGCCGGGCCGCCGGCGCTCGCGCGGCCGCCGCGGCGGCGACACCCCGGGCGGCGGCGACGATGCGGGCGGCGGCGACGATGCGGGCGGCGCTGGCGACGGCGCCGAGGCCGGTGACTCCGCATGA
- a CDS encoding M23 family metallopeptidase yields the protein MAKRRWTIVLVPHGAEPSKIIEVSHGVLRAIAAGGVTIAACALLVGYATVSRKIDLSRTSQIEEENLRLTRELGDIHGRLGALTDTLARISQRDVHIRMLASLDPIDPQVLAAGIGGPVPAGIPAASPLLRRTSELRVDVNALIRRANLLASSFDAAADSLASHRERLAATPSIMPTQGWLSSAFSSMREHPILHVARPHEGIDVSAPMGSPIEAPAAGTVVSEGYENGYGNTLVINHGYGIETRYAHASRILVKVGQHVHRGERIALVGNTGLATGPHLHYEVHVNGRPVNPLRYVMPESVVTD from the coding sequence ATGGCGAAGCGCCGTTGGACCATCGTGCTCGTGCCGCACGGCGCGGAGCCGTCGAAGATCATCGAGGTGTCGCACGGCGTGCTCCGCGCGATAGCCGCCGGCGGCGTCACGATCGCCGCGTGCGCGCTGCTCGTCGGATACGCCACCGTTTCCCGCAAGATAGATCTCTCCCGCACATCACAGATCGAAGAAGAAAACCTCCGGCTCACCCGCGAGCTGGGCGACATTCACGGCCGGCTGGGCGCGCTCACCGATACGCTCGCCCGCATTTCCCAGCGCGACGTGCACATCCGGATGCTCGCGAGCCTCGACCCGATCGATCCCCAGGTCCTCGCCGCCGGCATCGGCGGCCCCGTCCCGGCCGGCATCCCCGCCGCGAGCCCGTTGCTCCGCCGTACGTCGGAGCTCAGGGTGGACGTGAACGCGCTCATCCGCCGCGCCAACCTGCTCGCCTCGTCCTTCGATGCCGCGGCCGACAGCCTGGCCTCGCACCGCGAGCGCCTGGCCGCGACGCCATCGATCATGCCGACGCAGGGCTGGCTGTCGAGCGCGTTCTCCTCGATGCGGGAGCACCCGATCCTCCACGTGGCGCGACCGCACGAAGGCATCGACGTCTCCGCACCGATGGGTTCTCCCATCGAAGCTCCCGCCGCGGGCACCGTGGTCTCGGAAGGGTACGAGAACGGCTACGGCAATACGCTGGTCATCAATCACGGCTACGGCATCGAGACCCGCTACGCCCACGCATCCCGCATCCTCGTCAAGGTAGGCCAGCACGTCCACCGCGGCGAGCGGATTGCACTCGTGGGGAATACGGGATTGGCCACCGGTCCGCATCTGCATTACGAGGTGCATGTGAATGGGAGACCGGTGAATCCGCTGCGGTACGTGATGCCGGAGAGCGTAGTCACCGACTGA